The DNA window CTCATCCAGGGAAATGGGTCAGAAAAAGGCCATTTTGTGCTCAGGTCAGAGGAGATCACCACACAGGTTTCTTTAGCCTGATGTGCTGGCAATATAGCACTGCAAACATAGCAACAGCCACAGTTctttcagaaaaatgtaaaaatcggCAAAGTCACTTAATTCTTAATCTGAGACCAAGCTATTGTCCAAATAACCCCAGTTTGGTATTTCAGAACCCCTATCATTCAAAAGAGGAAGACAAGCACTAGTCTTGGACaggctgtgttttttgttttttttttttaaactactttttgaGGAGAAAAGGAGCAAAGGAATCTGGGCTCAAATGATGAGGCTCCTTCTGGCAAATTATTATAACCCTGTGGAGAGACGTGATTATTTCCCTATAATCAGCCAGCAGgtaaaaaaaacttttccaggAGCAAGAGGAAACAAAGGCAAGATTCTTACCACCTACCTACCCACAATCAACAAGTATGGACTGCAAGACAAAAAGGGAAGTTTTGTAGGAAAAGCTCACAAAAATGGCTGCAATCACAGCCCTCACAAAGCCTGGCATCTCTGTGACAAGGTGGGGAGGGATAGCTTTTACCTGGCTCTTCTTGGTTGGAATGGTGGTGTTCCTGTTGATAAGCTTTGTGAAGACACCTCCCAGAGTCTCAATACCCAGAGACAAGGGAGTGACATCCAGGAGCAGCACATCTGTGACATCACCAGCCAACACACCTCCCTGAATGGCAGCTCCAATGGCCACAGCCTCATCAGGATTAACAGCTTTACTTGGGGCTCGGCCAAAGAGATCCTGCACAGTCTGCTGAACCTGAGTACCAAGAAAAAAGAGTCTTGTCACTCCTACTCAGGGCAGCTGCCTGAGAATGGGAAAGAGCACTTGTGTCCCAAGACCTCATCGAATCTCATGACAGGCTGCTTTTGATCCAAGAACATTTACTCAAATTACTACTTTGTAGCTGAGTTCTTACTGATGAGATAAGTCTATCAAGTAGGTAACATATATACTTTATCTTATTCATAACCCTTTTAAATTAGGGAACAATTTGCCTAAATTCTGTTATCTGGTTTCCCAAACAACACACTAAAGTAGAAATGGGAGGCACAAGGCAAAGAGACTTAAATGTTTTAGCAGTAGTAATTCAGTAATGCAACACTGATGCTAACATGTTTTCCCCTCCTGCTATTTGAAGACCATCTGGGATAATTTGTTTACAAAAAGATAATATACCTCTTTTTAAATCTAGACTtattatatgcattattttcctAAGCATAAATGcttcaaaggaaaaatgatatTCAAGGTGCAAAATCATTCCATTCCAGCTATAAAGCAAAATTACACCTTCAACAGGTTCTGTGCTCAGTCCTTTGTTTTCCACACACCTGTCTTTTCAGAATGATGTGTTGATAAAATACATCACTGCACATACCTCTGTTGAAGGGATGCGACTAGAAAGCCCAAACACTATGCTACAAAACATGTCCACAGTTGCACTAGAGGATAGTATCAAGACGTCAAGCTGTCTCGGACCTCATTTCCTAAAAATTCTGCAAAACTGAAGTTCAGGATCCTCCTTGCTAccacccccaaagacattctccCCTTCTtaatcatttcaaaaaaatacCCTTTAAGAACTCTTTAGTGAGGGCATAAATTCATGCCCCTACACAATAGTGTCCTAAGAAATTGTGTTGGCCCCCTTCTATTCTCCGATGCCAAGAATTCTATGGGTTCATACCTTGGGCATCCTTGTCATTCCACCAACAAGAATCACTTCGCCTATGTCACTCTTGCTGACTTCTGCATCCTGCATGGCTTTCTGGCATGGGGCGATGGTCCTTTTGATTAGATCAGTAACAATCCCCTCAAACTGAGCCCGGGTTAGTTTCATATTCAAATGCTTGGGTCCAGAAGCATCCATTGTAAGGTATGGCAAGTTAATGTCAGTCTACAAAGGAAGCAGAGAACAGCAGTGAAGTTCCTTTATTACTTCAATTAAAGTCCAACTataggagatcctgtcatggcgcaacagagacaaatctgactgggaaccatgaagttgggggttcgatccctggcctcactgagtgggttgaggactcagcattgccgtgagctgtggtgtaggtcgcagacatggcttggatctaatgtggctgtggatgtggccagtggctgtagctcagattagaaccctaacctgggaacctccatatgctgagggtgaagcccttaaaaaaaaaaataaataaataaaataaaataggagttcccatcatggcgcagtggttaacgaatccgactaggaaccatgaggttgcaggttcggtccctgcccttgctcagtgggttaacgatccggcgttgccgtgagctgtggtgtaggttgcagacgcggctcggatcccgtgttgctgtggctctggcgtaggccggtggctacaggtccgatttgacccctagcctgggaacctccatatgctgtgggagcggcccaagaaatagcaaaaagacaaaaaaaaaacaaaaaacaaaaacaaacaaacaaacaaaaaaaaccagctaTACTCTAAAGGAAAACCTTTGAAGTTACCAGGGTCAGATACACTTTAAATGAATGACCACCAATAACAGTAATTTTCAGATTCAACCGCCAATCTTCTCAGAAATAAATACCACAAATCTGCTGTTAACAATGGAATGAGaagcaggacaaaaaaaaaaatcccatttaggAGGAATCCATCAAGAATcacactactggagttcccgtcatggcagctggggtcactgctgaggtgcaggtttgacctcGAACCCAGATCAACGCtgcatgtgtggtgtgtgttgcagctgtggcttggattcagtccttagcccaggaactttcatatgctcccccccaacaaaaaaaataatcacaCTACTATACTCTTTtcccaaatttaaaaacaaaaatgctggagttcccatcgtggcgcagtggttaatgaatccgactaggaaccatgaggttgcgggtttggtccctgcccttgctcagtgggttaacgatccggggttgccgtgagctgtggtgtagattgcagacgtggctcggatcccgtgttgctgtggctctggcataggccggaggctacatctccgatttgacccctagcctgggaacctccatatgccgcgggagctgcccaagaaatagcaaaaagacaaaaaacaaacaaaaaaacaaaaatgctaaagaaaacTACAATGACCAACCACTGCTATCACATCCACCGAGAGCAGCTAACACTGCTACAGTCATAGGCTCTGCTTTCCTGTTGCTGCCTGAGAATCTGGAGTCAGACTTCCTGCTTTCCATCTTCTTGTGTGGCTTACATAGAACTAACACGTTCTGCTATTCTGTTCCTAGTGGATAAGGCGAAGTGAAGCTTCGCCTCTCAAAACTGTACCAATATGGGCTGATACCTTCAACAGATTCTGGGCAAACCTGCTAACCCACAGAGGAAAACGTGCACTTACCCAAGCCTTCAGCCAGGTTTTATAGCTCACTTTCTACATCAGTGGTCTAAGTAATGAGAGACTTACACAGTAAGATGTCTGAAGACAGCAGTTCTGAGTCTCCCAGTATTTCCAGGGCAGTGATTCTAATTTAGCACAATGCAAAGtctagattttaaaacattatcttcGGGAGTTCCCACGGcggcgcagcaaaaacaaatccgactaggaaccatgaggttgcaggttcattacctggcctcactcattgggttaaggatctggcattgccgtgaaatgtggtgtaagtcgcagatgcagctcggatctggcattgctgtggctgtggtgtaggccgatggctacagctctgaagagacccctagcctgggaacttccatatgctgcaggtgcagccctaaaagtacaaaagtaaaaaaaaaaacaaaaaaaaacttaaataataaatacagtatCTTTAGAGCAAATAAGTGTGTTCAGTGTCATTCAGGTCTCCATAAACTCTGATTTGGCAAATCTGAACAAATTTCAGCTCACTCGTAAAAAACATAATGCTCCTTTGTTAATGGAAACGCCTTTACCACTGGAAAACTGTTATGCCAATTAAAATACGCTATTCAAGTAAACTCAGGTTAAAAAGATCCATCAAGACTGCTAGGGAATCTGGGACTTCCGGCAGGATCCTtaacagctggttaaggatccagcattgctgcagctgcatctcagattcaatccctggcctaaaaatttccatatgccttgggatcagctgagaaagaaagaagaaaaaagaaagaatgctggAATTTCGTCACGTCTCACCTGCACAGATGAAGAGAGTTCACACTTGGCTTTCTCAGCAGCTTCCCGAACCCTCTGAAGGGCCATGTTGTCTTTAGTCAAATCAACCCCCGTCTACAAAGAGAAGACACACAATATATTAGTGTTGAGTAAGACAATTATTAAGTTGCAGTGGTAAGGAAGACAAAATAGGGCATGAAATACTTATTACCTTAAAAATCTGGATAAAAAAGACCTATTCTGAAAAAGCTGTGTCTGGAGTGAGAGGGCCGAACTGTTCTCAGTTCTTCCCAGCTGTAGGATTCTAGCTCAAAAAGATTCCCCAAGTTCCTTTCCAATATTAAGTATCCCTTGCTTTTTCAAAGTTCACTTTACACCAACCACTTCACTTTTATGAAAGATCTATAACAGAAACTGTCTTGATAGCCAAATGAAATCCAAAAAGggttttcacttttataaaagaATGCAAAAAGCACAAGCAGTATTTAACATTTGCTTTGCAATGAACTATTATAGAggcaggaactccttcccagGAACTGCATTTAGCATTTGAGCATTAAGTCACCACAGCCTGTAAATGGCTGTGGGGACATGTACATTTATTTTGCGTATCCAAATCTTTTGCTTACCAAAGCTATCACAGCAGTGCTCAACTATTCAGATAGTGGAGGAAGCCTGTACAGTCATCTTTCAGTATCGGTGAGGGACTGGTTCCAAAAATCAACCCCTCAGATAACCCAAATCTGaagatgctcaagttccttatataaatTGCCACAGTACTAATGTATACCAGATGCTATATTCTTTCAACTGCTGTTCCCAATCTCAGGAGTTCAGAGCACCCATGAAACTGAAACATAACTTAGTGATCTATTCAATGTTCTTTTAAGGctaaaaaatcataaacaaagcAAAGACCAGCCTGAACAAAGAAATTCTCACTATTTCCATGTCTACATGCCCACCCGTAACTGACCTCTCTCTTGAACTCCTTCACAATGTAACGCAGCAAGGCCTGGTCAAAGTCTTCACCACCTAAGAAAGTGTCTCCATTGGTTGACTTCACCTCAAACACTCCTTTCTGAATTTCCagtatagaaatatcaaaagtTCCACCACCTAAATCATATACAGCAatgctagaaagaaaaaaggcggCCTTCAGAAATAAAGCCATCAGAGGGTATAAATTTCAGTAACCAAATGAACATAAACTTGGATATTCCCCACACACCAGTGGAATTATGAAAGTGACATGTCTTAAGAGgtagccctgggagttcccttcatggctcagcagttaatattAATAAACCcaaggatgcatgtttgattcctggcctaggcctcgctcagtgggttaaggatttggtgttaccgtgagctgtggtgtaggttgcagatgaggctgagatcctgcattgctgtggtgtacactggcagctgtagctcccattcaacccctagcctgggaactttcatatgtcccacgtgcagccctaaaaagaaaagaagaagaagaagaagaaaaaaaatgtggcccTAATAACCTCAAAACACATATAGTTGAAAGCAATTTTTAAGAGCAAAAACCACTTCTGGATGCATAAGCCGTCAACACACatactaagaaggaaaaaaatgaccacagctagtactttaaaaaaaaaaaaaaaaaaaggaatcaggacttcctgttgtggctcagtgggttacaaaaccaactagtatccattaggacatgggttcaatccctggcctcactcagtgggttgagaatccagtatTGTTGTGAACTGTTATgtagtggcagatgtggcttggatcctgcattgctgtggcttaggttggtagctgcagttctgatttgacccctagcctgagaacttccatatgctgcacttgagaagcgagggaaaaaaaaagaattctaagacaaaaaagtagaaataacagtcttgaaatgaattaaaaacacaaaccacaggagttcccgtcgtggctcagtggttaacgaatccgactaggaaccacgaggttgcgggttcgatccctggccttgctcagtgggttaaggatccggcgttgccatgagctgtgatgtaggttgcagacgcagctcggatcccgagttgctgtggctgtggtgtaggctggcagccacggctctgattcaacccctagcctgggaacctccatatgccgcagaagcaggcccaaaaaaggcaaaaagacaaaaaacaaaaaacacacaaaccatAAAAGCCTTGAAAAAGATCAAGGCAGtatgtttttaatataagtatAAAGCTGAATCACTAAGAAATCAAGATGATTATTTAGGATAAGTTTCAAGGTTCCATGAATTTAGTCTTAAAAATCCAGATGGAATTTCTGCACAAACTTACATTTTGTCTTCTGATTTGTCTAAACCATAGGCCAGAGCGGCAGCTGTGGGCTCATTAATTACCCGAAGCACATTTAGTCCAGATATCTGGCCAGCATCCTTAGTGgcctataaaaaaagaaaaaagcattttccaCTCTTAATGTCCCAAGCACCATTAACTTCCTGAATAAAATGCTTATCAAACTCACCTGTCTCTGAGAGTCATTGAAATAAGCTGGGACCGTGATCACAGCATTTTTTGCTGTATGCCCCAAgtaattttctggaagagatcaaagaatgaaataaattcagCCATGAGATTCTGTGAGATGAAATAGGCAACAATTACCAATGAAGCCTAACAACCTGTGTCATTCTCTTGGGAGTCATGAACAGCACCCACTAGTAGAGACCTTGTAGAAAAACTCCAATTTTAAAGACACTGGTTGAAAACCcaacatcttgggagttcctattgtggctcagtaatgaGCATGGATGaaaattcaggttcaatccctggcctcgctcagtgggttaaggatccagctttgtagggagctgtggtataggttgcagacgcggctcggatcctgtgttgccgtggctgcagcacaggccagcagctgtagctccgatttgatcccctaacctgggaacctccctatgctgcaggcgtggccctaaaaagacaaagggaaggaAAACCTGAGACCTCACCTTTAACATGTTAGtgtcctgctctacagcacaggcaactataccCAGTGGCTTGTGATACAACatgacacagggagttcccactttggctcagtggaacaaatcagactaggaaccatgaggttgctggttcgacccctggccttgctcagtgggttaaggatctggcattgccgtgagctgtggtgtaggtcacagacacagctcagatcctgtgtggctgtgcctgtagcataggctggcagctgtagctccgatttgacccctagcatgggaaaacTCCATTTgctgaaagtgcagccctaaaaagcaaaaaaaagacatgagagaaagaatgtatgtatgtacattaactgggtcactctgctataggacagaaattgacagaacactgtaaaccaaatattaaattaaaaaaaacaaaaaaaaaaaaaccaacttaaaaagctcacatctggcattgctgtggctgtggcataggcctgtagctgcaccaccaatttgactcctagcctggaagcttccatatgccttaggtggaaccctaaaaaaatgcaaaaaaataaataaaacagctatCAGTTTCTTGAATGGGAAATTCTAAGTCTTACCTAAGAGACAAAAGCTTAGTACGTTGTCTTTTGGTTTCCCttctggaaaaaagaaaccaCCACTAGGGAAACTTGGAGAGAAATTCAATTcataaggaaagaataaaattttgcaatTCCTAGATATTTTGTCACTGCAGACTCATCAAAAGGACACTGAGGTTCTTTGAACTTTCCCAGACATGAACTAAACTTTCTCACCTGCAGTCTCTTTCATCTTCATCAACACAAATGCTCCAATCTGACTCGGAGAATAGAGCTTTCCATGGGCTTCAACCCAAGCATCGCCATTGGAAGCACGgacaattttaaaaggaacatttttacTAAAAGATATGAGAATTATTATTTGAGGAAACATGCCAGGACAACCTTCCATAGCTTGCCATACACTATGAAAGCCCATCTTCCACCCCAAGAGATCTATGgccaagaaatgaaaacttcagaAATTCGTTTATTAATAAAAACACTCAGCAAGCAATTAACAAGTAAAAACATCCTGATGAAACCTGAACAATCTTCTCATCAAAGATTTATGCAGGTACTCTTGGAAGTGATTACACAGATACCATATAACCCAACAATTACATTACTaggtatctacccaagagaaataaaaacatacacctACGCAGAAAcctatacacaaatgtttatggTAGCACTACTTActcataatagtcaaaaagtggttataacccaagtgcccatcagcaaacggataaacaaaatgcaataTGCACACCAACAAtgattatttggccataaaaaggaataaatactgATACATTGCACAACGTGGGTGAACCTTAAAAACTTATCTGATCACCACATGATGGAATTTACGTCATTATCTGCCTTAGGTATTTAACACCAATTTATATGGTCCAGGAATGACTAGCCAAGTCTTCATATATCATTTTATACACCACAAAGGCCCAATCTCTAAAGGCAGAATTGTAATTTTTCTGAAGGAAATAACTTTTTGGCAGGGGCAGGGCCTACCCCCCAGGGATCTTGCTGCTATGATTCTCTCGTATAGATTTTGCAAATACATAAATTTTTGCAATTACTCACATGTCTTTCTGTACTTCAGGGTCATCATATCGCCGGCCTATGAGACGCTTGGTAGCATAGAAAGTGTTGTTTGGGTTGGTGACAGCTTGTCGCTTGGCTGGCATGCCAACAAGTCGCTCACCATCTGCTGTAAAGGCCACAACTGAAGGGGTGGTTCTGGCACCTTCAGCATTCTCCAGCACCTAAAACTCCGAGAGTAAGAGAGTAAGGTTGCAGTCACCACCAGTCTTTCTAACGATCATTTAAGACACAAATGCTCAAGACAGTACCAACGGGCATACTCTTCTGCTCGATGAATGCTAATGTGGTCAACAACTACTACTGCAAACTTAAACAACTAACAACTAAGAACAACCCAAAAGATggcataaatataaaacacatcttttggagttcccgttgttgctcagcagaaacgaatccaactaagaatgaggtttcgggttcgatccctgggttgaggatctggtgttaccatggagctgtggcgtaggtcacagacttggcttggatctggcgttgctgtggctggggtgaaggccggcagctactgctctgattcaacccctagcctgggaacctccatgtgcctcaggtgcagccctaaaaagcaaaaaaataaaaacctacaaCACATCTTTCATACTCAATATTGGGACAAAGTACCCTTCCCTTCCACATTGAGAATTCaatctactttaaaattttttgtgacAATTTTTTGTGATGGATACGAGTttcaggccttaaaaaaaaaaaaaaaaaaaaaaaaaaaaaaaactgctgggaattcccatcgtggctccttggtaacaaacctaactagtatcatgaggatgcaagttcgattcctggcctcgcccagtggctTAACGATTCagtgttaccatgaactgtggtgtaggtcacagatgtggcttggatctggcatggctgtggtttaggccagcatctgaagctccaatttgaccgctagcctgagaactccccatatgccacaggtacagccttaaaaagcaaaacaaacaaacaaaacccaccagcCAAAAAGCAATTCAAAAACCCAAGTGTTGCAAATACTCTTGAGGAGAACCAAGTGGGAGTAAAGACTTCACGAACAAAGGAAGCTTCCAGAAGAACTATACCACCACGTGGAACATTCTACTGTAACAGGATACAGTAAAGGATACACTTTACTTAGGATGCCACCCATACATTATTTGGAGTGCCAGCCACTTGCCATGGACTCTTCCTCCACCTTTAGCCTTAGCTTTACTGCCTTAAAAATAACAGGACTTTAACAGCAGCTTTTGAAATGTCCCTTGTCTTAGTTCCTGCAGTGATGCAAGAAGACTAGTGGCAtttctgcagtgctgggacacaggtctgCTCCTctgcccagcacggtgggttaagatctggtgttgccacatctgtggtgtagctcatatctgatccctagcctgggaactccctatgctggggcagggggcaaagaaggaaaaaaaaaaatcccttttctaAGTCAAAGAACACAGAATTCTGGACTGGCTACTAACTACCACTATACGATCCAGAACTTTGAATCATACTCACCTTTGCTTGTTTACCTTCCATAACTGCCACACAAGAGTTGGTAGTACCCAAATCAATACCAACGACTGCTCCCTTGATTGCTTCTGATCtattaacacatttaaaacaaTGCTATTAGTAACAGTGGTCTCCAAAACAATtgcaaaaaacattaaaaaaatttgctactgtggtaaaatacattactctgtaaataaataaatacatctgcTTTGAATAGTTGATCACAAATTTAGAAACCATTGTTCCAGCACTTAATGTTACCTTAATAATTGGAGTTCGCATGTGGTAGAGcggaaacgaatcgactaggaaccatgaggttgcaggttcaatccctggccttgctcagtggggtaaggatctggcattgccatgagctgtggtggaggtcaaagacacggctcagatcccccattgctatggctctggcgtaggctggtggctacagctcggattagacccctagcctgggaacctccatatacctcaggagcggccctaaaaagaccaaaaaaaaccacaaaaccccaaaaaacaaaaccttaaaaaaaaaaaaaaaaaaggaaattatacttACGCATAGTCCCGCCTTGAAACAATTCTAAAAGCCTCATGACTAAGGCCATTCCagccatccttaaaaaaaaaaaaaaaaagaaagaaagaaaaaagtgtgagCCATCAACTACATATGAAAATTTAgacctatttttaattatttctctaaaaaacacatgaaagcttGAATCTTTCATTCTGTTAACTGAGTGGCTACCATGTATAAGGTATACTGAAATGATAAAGTATTTCATGTATGAGACATTAAAACAAGTTCAGTAAAGGATAAATTTACCAAGTAAgtcagatataaaataaaaagacataaagtcTTGAGTTACATTACCAAAGACTCCCTCAATCTTGGCATTACTGATTTTGAACAAAATCTTTATTGGGATCTGGAATGTTCTGTGTACTATAGGATGTCTAGCAGCATCCAGGGCCTTTACAACTACAGTTTAGTAGCATCATGGCTACtcaagttgtgacaaccaaaattaTCACCAAACATTACCAAATATCCCGTGGGAAAGCAAAAACGCAGTACAAAATACTACTCAATATTACTCAATTTTAGAAGCAGTGTTTTCCCCAAGTCTCACTTAAGTGTGTGTTGCAGATATGTATTTAACTTACTCCGACATTTCCCCTGAGTTCCAAGCAACTAGTTTAAGGCAACGTGAATTAATAATCTTGCCCTcagtttaaggggaaaaaaaaaatctgccaggCCCCAAATCAGGACCACCTTTACCCAACCTAAGTGAAAACAGACAATTCTTGTTCCACTAAAACGTCTATTTTTGGTCTTACACGATAATAAACAATCACTCCATAGCCTTATCCTGATTTGAGCTTTTCTTCCGAAATAATGGAAAACAGTCCTACGGTAAGGGTTCTGAGAAATTAACTAACCAAATGTctctaagcaaaaataaatgagactgaTTTTTAATTTACCGCTTaaggactttttctttcttcgtTACGTCATAGGAGAGAAGTCCTTGAACGGTCTGTATCTTACAGAGAACAATTATCTTTCTACTTATAGATGGAAACCAAAGCCAAAATAACGATTCCGTCCCAATAAACTACGTCCCTCAACCTCAACACCAAAACTGTCTAATCCATCTCAAAAGTTAAAAAGGCCACAATTCTTTATTccgtggaattaaaaaaaaaaaaagaggtgtgaCTCAGCAGGACCTGAGACAGGAAGGCAAAATCCTGAAATAAGCTTTGAACGCGCAGCCCTGACTACCGAAAAAGGCCCGTTATTTGTAGTCTCTCCTCATCTTTCCCGGAGGATTCTGACCCCGGAGGCCGCGCCATGCCTCACTGAGTCCCCAGGCCGTGAGCCCGACGGGGAAGGCCCGGCAGTTCCATACCTGGTGGCGAGCGGCAGTGGGGCCCCGGGAGGCTGCAGCACCAACAAGACGGGCTGTTGCGGCTCGGCTGGCACTTATCATGCTGCTAAATGGTAGGAAGAACAAACTGCAAACTACGCGCTCGGAAGGATGAGAGCTGCGCGGCGCGGGGGTGCAGCGCTTCTGGAAACCTCCAACcacgtggggtggggggcgggggttgatCACTGCCCCCCGAAAGCCCGCTCTTCCGCTGAGGCGTCTCCTGCGCTGCCTGATCGGAGAATACCTGAACGCCGCTTCCGGAATCAGGGCCTATGGCTAAAACGCTTCGTAGCATGATAGTTAGGGAAGCTGTGTCCTTCCGTGCCGGCTGCGGTAGA is part of the Sus scrofa isolate TJ Tabasco breed Duroc chromosome 2, Sscrofa11.1, whole genome shotgun sequence genome and encodes:
- the HSPA9 gene encoding stress-70 protein, mitochondrial, whose product is MISASRAATARLVGAAASRGPTAARHQDGWNGLSHEAFRIVSRRDYASEAIKGAVVGIDLGTTNSCVAVMEGKQAKVLENAEGARTTPSVVAFTADGERLVGMPAKRQAVTNPNNTFYATKRLIGRRYDDPEVQKDIKNVPFKIVRASNGDAWVEAHGKLYSPSQIGAFVLMKMKETAENYLGHTAKNAVITVPAYFNDSQRQATKDAGQISGLNVLRVINEPTAAALAYGLDKSEDKIIAVYDLGGGTFDISILEIQKGVFEVKSTNGDTFLGGEDFDQALLRYIVKEFKRETGVDLTKDNMALQRVREAAEKAKCELSSSVQTDINLPYLTMDASGPKHLNMKLTRAQFEGIVTDLIKRTIAPCQKAMQDAEVSKSDIGEVILVGGMTRMPKVQQTVQDLFGRAPSKAVNPDEAVAIGAAIQGGVLAGDVTDVLLLDVTPLSLGIETLGGVFTKLINRNTTIPTKKSQVFSTAADGQTQVEIKVCQGEREMAGDNKLLGQFTLVGIPPAPRGVPQIEVTFDIDANGIVHVSAKDKGTGREQQIVIQSSGGLSKDDIENMVKNAEKYAEEDRRKKERVEAVNMAEGIIHDTESKMEEFKDQLPADECNKLKEEISKMRELLSRKDSETGENIRQAASSLQQASLKLFEMAYKKMASEREGSGSSGSGEQKEDQKEEKQ